From Echinicola jeungdonensis, the proteins below share one genomic window:
- a CDS encoding toxin-antitoxin system YwqK family antitoxin — MKYLILFLGLWMSSTIVWGQNQTVTIYNPDSTLVAMGVMKECKMNGLWKFIDPATNRLIQKGSYEEGEKEGTWTSYYPNNKKFVEAEYKDNKLNGAFKRYDRDGFLVMEKVFKDSISIGDYKEYYGSADQPDYVNPKQIKQEGQFNDGKKTGEWLSYYQNGQLAIKKTYKEDVLDGPYLEYSPYGQLMVETTYKNGEPHGYFKRYASNNLEEETGEYKNGEKVGKWVTYFPETRIISSEKEYDKNGNRTGTWKYYYENRRIARIERYENDIPVGTWEEFFPDKSLSKRKTYELGVPVGDYVEYHENGNLSVKGKYEAGMKSGLWKNFYPDGQLYSVGEYKNGVKSGLWKYFNKIGILIAEGEYQLGSEHGQWFYYYDGGQLKSVGSYFFGFEDGPWGLFYDNEQLTQEETWDNGRLMEVGPYYNYNGTDTLPKGTLEKGMGTRITYYIDGTKESEGNYEFGRPQGEWTYYHDNGNIASQGTMEGGQKEGRWRYYSRSGKLNDIMTFEDGELEPDTLPEPDLPFQNF; from the coding sequence ATGAAATACCTAATTCTTTTCCTTGGTCTCTGGATGAGCTCCACTATTGTATGGGGACAAAATCAGACGGTTACCATTTACAATCCAGACTCAACCTTGGTGGCAATGGGTGTGATGAAAGAATGTAAAATGAATGGGTTATGGAAATTTATTGACCCGGCAACCAACAGGCTAATTCAAAAAGGAAGTTATGAAGAAGGGGAAAAGGAAGGCACTTGGACTTCCTATTACCCCAATAATAAAAAGTTTGTAGAAGCCGAATACAAGGACAATAAATTAAATGGTGCATTTAAGCGATATGACAGGGATGGTTTTTTGGTTATGGAGAAAGTCTTCAAGGACAGCATAAGCATTGGGGATTATAAAGAATATTATGGTAGTGCGGACCAACCTGATTATGTCAATCCAAAACAGATCAAGCAGGAAGGGCAATTCAATGATGGAAAAAAAACTGGTGAATGGCTTTCCTATTATCAAAATGGCCAGCTGGCCATCAAAAAAACCTACAAAGAAGACGTGCTTGACGGCCCATACCTGGAATATTCTCCCTATGGGCAATTAATGGTGGAAACAACTTATAAAAACGGGGAACCCCATGGTTATTTTAAGCGCTATGCTTCTAATAACCTAGAAGAAGAAACCGGAGAATATAAGAATGGAGAAAAAGTCGGAAAATGGGTCACTTATTTCCCCGAAACCCGGATTATTTCTTCTGAGAAAGAATACGATAAAAACGGAAACCGCACCGGTACCTGGAAATATTATTATGAAAACAGACGGATTGCTCGCATAGAGCGGTATGAAAATGATATTCCAGTGGGGACTTGGGAAGAATTTTTCCCTGACAAATCCTTGTCCAAAAGGAAGACCTATGAACTGGGAGTACCAGTTGGGGACTATGTGGAATACCATGAAAATGGAAACCTATCCGTAAAAGGGAAATACGAAGCCGGGATGAAATCCGGGCTTTGGAAAAACTTCTATCCAGATGGCCAATTATACTCAGTTGGCGAATATAAAAATGGGGTAAAATCAGGCCTTTGGAAATATTTTAACAAAATAGGAATCCTTATTGCTGAAGGAGAATACCAGTTGGGTTCCGAGCACGGACAATGGTTCTATTATTACGATGGGGGGCAACTCAAGTCAGTGGGAAGTTATTTCTTTGGTTTTGAAGATGGTCCATGGGGACTGTTTTACGACAATGAACAGCTTACCCAGGAAGAGACTTGGGACAACGGCCGTTTAATGGAAGTGGGGCCCTATTATAATTATAATGGTACTGACACCCTTCCAAAGGGGACATTAGAAAAAGGCATGGGAACCCGCATTACTTATTATATCGATGGGACCAAAGAATCAGAAGGGAATTACGAATTTGGCAGACCCCAAGGGGAATGGACTTATTACCATGATAATGGCAATATTGCCTCTCAGGGTACTATGGAAGGTGGGCAAAAGGAAGGAAGATGGAGGTATTATAGCCGTTCGGGAAAACTTAACGATATCATGACCTTTGAGGATGGAGAATTGGAACCAGACACCCTTCCTGAACCGGATTTACCCTTTCAGAATTTTTGA